One Thermoanaerobacter pseudethanolicus ATCC 33223 DNA window includes the following coding sequences:
- a CDS encoding phosphatase PAP2 family protein, giving the protein MQIKRVLLDKDKNIFFYINERIKCNILDKIMPKITHIGGPFFTIFSCLFLIFFGKNDVKASAVEALTALVSSHLFVQLLKRKYTRPRPYMVLANTNTFKHLLKDYSFPSGHATASFSLAMTFSIFFPSLAVFFISLAVLVGLSRIYMGLHYPSDVLMGSTIGITFSYLTHFIGTKLFL; this is encoded by the coding sequence ATGCAAATAAAAAGAGTGCTTCTTGACAAAGACAAAAACATTTTTTTCTATATAAACGAAAGAATAAAATGTAATATATTGGACAAAATAATGCCTAAAATAACTCATATAGGCGGTCCTTTTTTTACAATATTTTCTTGCTTGTTTTTAATTTTTTTTGGAAAAAACGATGTAAAAGCCTCTGCTGTAGAAGCTTTAACTGCACTTGTAAGCAGCCATTTGTTTGTTCAACTTTTAAAAAGAAAATATACAAGACCAAGGCCTTATATGGTATTAGCTAATACAAACACTTTTAAACATCTTTTAAAGGATTATTCTTTTCCTTCTGGTCATGCTACTGCCAGTTTTTCACTTGCTATGACTTTTTCAATATTTTTTCCAAGCCTTGCAGTATTCTTTATTTCACTGGCGGTACTTGTGGGACTTTCGAGGATATATATGGGACTGCATTATCCTTCAGATGTATTAATGGGCTCAACGATAGGTATTACTTTTTCTTATCTAACCCATTTTATAGGTACAAAGTTGTTTTTGTAA